The Acropora palmata chromosome 10, jaAcrPala1.3, whole genome shotgun sequence genome contains a region encoding:
- the LOC141894857 gene encoding uncharacterized protein LOC141894857 encodes MYIPGKDPAMVFLDADNKVVLQKDVSEKSLEEIGQLLEKHGMVKSKEARSEVPEDPWEGESEELDEPWEEEEEENEDEGDEPWDEEGTEGPETEEYDEDESDDATEHTEL; translated from the exons ATGTATATTCCTGGCAAGGATCCAGCCATGGTATTTTTAGATGCTGATAACAAAGTTGTTCTG CAGAAGGATGTTTCTGAGAAAAGTTTGGAGGAGATTGGTCAGCTTCTGGAAAAACATGGCATGGTAAAATCCAAGGAAGCACGGAGTGAAGTGCCAGAGGATCCTTGGGAAGGTGAATCAGAAGAGCTTGATGAGCCCtgggaagaagaggaagaggaaaacGAAGATGAAGGGGATGAGCCTTGGGACGAAGAAGGAACTGAAGGGCCTGAGACAGAAGAATATGACGAAGATGAGAGTGATGATGCCACTGAACATACAGAACTTTAA